The following is a genomic window from Lujinxingia vulgaris.
GTCGCCTTCCGCCTGTTCGGGCGGTCGATCTTCGACGTTCAGCTGCTGAAGCGGGGCTGCGACCTGGCCCGGGGCCGGGACGGTGCAATCCTGTCCCACACCTGCCTGACCGACTACATGGTCACGGACTATCCCCGCTGTGACCGGAAGGACAGCCTGGGCAGCCTGCGCGCACGCCTGCGCGAACAGAGCTGGGACACCCTCTTCGTCACCGATGCCGCGGGCCAGTACCTGGGCACCATCACGGCGCGGCACATCCTAGAACAAGAATCCGAATGCACGGCGGACGAAACCTATGTACGCAGCCCCGTGATCTTCGACGAGACCACCAGCATCCGGGCGGCCATGGACAGCCTAATCAATTTCCTAAACAAAACCGCACCCGTAATCTCCACACAAAACGGG
Proteins encoded in this region:
- a CDS encoding CBS domain-containing protein, which encodes VAFRLFGRSIFDVQLLKRGCDLARGRDGAILSHTCLTDYMVTDYPRCDRKDSLGSLRARLREQSWDTLFVTDAAGQYLGTITARHILEQESECTADETYVRSPVIFDETTSIRAAMDSLINFLNKTAPVISTQNGRLIGVAPEGVVISAYLDISRELRREENEAA